One Delphinus delphis chromosome 3, mDelDel1.2, whole genome shotgun sequence genomic region harbors:
- the TSPAN17 gene encoding tetraspanin-17 isoform X5, with the protein MTGKHQHFQEPEVGCCGKYFLFGFNIVFWVLGALFLAIGLWAWGEKFSVFLGLIFFLELATGILAFVFKDWIRDQLNLFINNNVKAYRDDIDLQNLIDFAQEYWSCCGARGPNDWNLNIYFNCTDVNPSRERCGVPFSCCVRDPVEDVLNTQCGYDVRLKLELEQQGFIHTKGCVGQFEKWLQDNLIIVAGIFVGIALLQIFGICLAQNLVSDIKAVKANWIKHDDGYRLLK; encoded by the exons ATGACCGGCAAGCACCAGCACTTCCAGGAACCCGAGGTCGGCTGCTGCGGGAAATACTTCCTGTTTGGCTTCAACATCGTCTTCTGG gTGCTGGGAGCCCTGTTCCTGGCCATTGGTCTCTGGGCCTGGGGTGAGAAG TTCTCCGTGTTCCTTGGCCTCATTTTCTTCCTGGAGTTGGCAACAGGGATCCTGGCCTTCGTCTTCAAGGACTGGATTCGAGACCAGCTCAACCTCTTCATCAACAACAATGTCAAGGCCTATCGGGACGACATTGACCTCCAGAACCTCATTGACTTTGCTCAGGAATAC TGGTCTTGCTGCGGAGCCCGAGGGCCCAACGACTGGAACCTCAATATCTACTTCAACTGCACTGACGTGAACCCGAGCCGGGAGCGCTGCGGGGTGCCCTTCTCCTGCTGCGTCAGGGACCCTGTG GAAGATGTCCTCAACACTCAGTGTGGCTACGATGTTCGGCTCAAACTG GAGCTGGAGCAGCAGGGCTTCATCCACACCAAAGGCTGCGTGGGCCAGTTTGAAAAGTGGCTGCAGGACAACCTGATCATCGTGGCTGGGATCTTTGTGGGCATCGCCCTCCTCCAG ATCTTTGGTATCTGCCTGGCCCAGAACCTCGTGAGTGACATCAAGGCAGTGAAGGCCAACTG GATCAAACATGATGATGGCTACAGACtactcaaataa
- the TSPAN17 gene encoding tetraspanin-17 isoform X1, which yields MRASSKDGIPSPAPLPLQYLGLLPRLKFLQRGRVLGALFLAIGLWAWGEKGVLSNISALTDLGGLDPVWLFVVVGGIMSVLGFAGCIGALRENTFLLKFFSVFLGLIFFLELATGILAFVFKDWIRDQLNLFINNNVKAYRDDIDLQNLIDFAQEYWSCCGARGPNDWNLNIYFNCTDVNPSRERCGVPFSCCVRDPVEDVLNTQCGYDVRLKLELEQQGFIHTKGCVGQFEKWLQDNLIIVAGIFVGIALLQIFGICLAQNLVSDIKAVKANWIKHDDGYRLLK from the exons ATGAGAGCCTCCTCGAAGGACGGGATCCCGTCTCCTGCCCCTTTACCTCTCCAGTACCTGGGCCTGCTGCCTCGCCTTAAGTTCCTACAAAGGGGGAGG gTGCTGGGAGCCCTGTTCCTGGCCATTGGTCTCTGGGCCTGGGGTGAGAAG GGTGTTCTCTCCAACATCTCGGCGCTGACAGATCTGGGAGGCCTTGACCCTGTGTGGCTCTTTGTAGTGGTAGGAGGCATCATGTCGGTGCTGGGCTTTGCCGGCTGCATTGGGGCCCTCCGGGAGAACACCTTCCTGCTCAAGTTT TTCTCCGTGTTCCTTGGCCTCATTTTCTTCCTGGAGTTGGCAACAGGGATCCTGGCCTTCGTCTTCAAGGACTGGATTCGAGACCAGCTCAACCTCTTCATCAACAACAATGTCAAGGCCTATCGGGACGACATTGACCTCCAGAACCTCATTGACTTTGCTCAGGAATAC TGGTCTTGCTGCGGAGCCCGAGGGCCCAACGACTGGAACCTCAATATCTACTTCAACTGCACTGACGTGAACCCGAGCCGGGAGCGCTGCGGGGTGCCCTTCTCCTGCTGCGTCAGGGACCCTGTG GAAGATGTCCTCAACACTCAGTGTGGCTACGATGTTCGGCTCAAACTG GAGCTGGAGCAGCAGGGCTTCATCCACACCAAAGGCTGCGTGGGCCAGTTTGAAAAGTGGCTGCAGGACAACCTGATCATCGTGGCTGGGATCTTTGTGGGCATCGCCCTCCTCCAG ATCTTTGGTATCTGCCTGGCCCAGAACCTCGTGAGTGACATCAAGGCAGTGAAGGCCAACTG GATCAAACATGATGATGGCTACAGACtactcaaataa
- the TSPAN17 gene encoding tetraspanin-17 isoform X4, whose protein sequence is MRASSKDGIPSPAPLPLQYLGLLPRLKFLQRGRVLGALFLAIGLWAWGEKFSVFLGLIFFLELATGILAFVFKDWIRDQLNLFINNNVKAYRDDIDLQNLIDFAQEYWSCCGARGPNDWNLNIYFNCTDVNPSRERCGVPFSCCVRDPVEDVLNTQCGYDVRLKLELEQQGFIHTKGCVGQFEKWLQDNLIIVAGIFVGIALLQIFGICLAQNLVSDIKAVKANWIKHDDGYRLLK, encoded by the exons ATGAGAGCCTCCTCGAAGGACGGGATCCCGTCTCCTGCCCCTTTACCTCTCCAGTACCTGGGCCTGCTGCCTCGCCTTAAGTTCCTACAAAGGGGGAGG gTGCTGGGAGCCCTGTTCCTGGCCATTGGTCTCTGGGCCTGGGGTGAGAAG TTCTCCGTGTTCCTTGGCCTCATTTTCTTCCTGGAGTTGGCAACAGGGATCCTGGCCTTCGTCTTCAAGGACTGGATTCGAGACCAGCTCAACCTCTTCATCAACAACAATGTCAAGGCCTATCGGGACGACATTGACCTCCAGAACCTCATTGACTTTGCTCAGGAATAC TGGTCTTGCTGCGGAGCCCGAGGGCCCAACGACTGGAACCTCAATATCTACTTCAACTGCACTGACGTGAACCCGAGCCGGGAGCGCTGCGGGGTGCCCTTCTCCTGCTGCGTCAGGGACCCTGTG GAAGATGTCCTCAACACTCAGTGTGGCTACGATGTTCGGCTCAAACTG GAGCTGGAGCAGCAGGGCTTCATCCACACCAAAGGCTGCGTGGGCCAGTTTGAAAAGTGGCTGCAGGACAACCTGATCATCGTGGCTGGGATCTTTGTGGGCATCGCCCTCCTCCAG ATCTTTGGTATCTGCCTGGCCCAGAACCTCGTGAGTGACATCAAGGCAGTGAAGGCCAACTG GATCAAACATGATGATGGCTACAGACtactcaaataa
- the TSPAN17 gene encoding tetraspanin-17 isoform X2, producing MRASSKDGIPSPAPLPLQYLGLLPRLKFLQRGRVLGALFLAIGLWAWGEKGVLSNISALTDLGGLDPVWLFVVVGGIMSVLGFAGCIGALRENTFLLKFFSVFLGLIFFLELATGILAFVFKDWIRDQLNLFINNNVKAYRDDIDLQNLIDFAQEYWSCCGARGPNDWNLNIYFNCTDVNPSRERCGVPFSCCVRDPVEDVLNTQCGYDVRLKLELEQQGFIHTKGCVGQFEKWLQDNLIIVAGIFVGIALLQIFGICLAQNLVSDIKAVKANW from the exons ATGAGAGCCTCCTCGAAGGACGGGATCCCGTCTCCTGCCCCTTTACCTCTCCAGTACCTGGGCCTGCTGCCTCGCCTTAAGTTCCTACAAAGGGGGAGG gTGCTGGGAGCCCTGTTCCTGGCCATTGGTCTCTGGGCCTGGGGTGAGAAG GGTGTTCTCTCCAACATCTCGGCGCTGACAGATCTGGGAGGCCTTGACCCTGTGTGGCTCTTTGTAGTGGTAGGAGGCATCATGTCGGTGCTGGGCTTTGCCGGCTGCATTGGGGCCCTCCGGGAGAACACCTTCCTGCTCAAGTTT TTCTCCGTGTTCCTTGGCCTCATTTTCTTCCTGGAGTTGGCAACAGGGATCCTGGCCTTCGTCTTCAAGGACTGGATTCGAGACCAGCTCAACCTCTTCATCAACAACAATGTCAAGGCCTATCGGGACGACATTGACCTCCAGAACCTCATTGACTTTGCTCAGGAATAC TGGTCTTGCTGCGGAGCCCGAGGGCCCAACGACTGGAACCTCAATATCTACTTCAACTGCACTGACGTGAACCCGAGCCGGGAGCGCTGCGGGGTGCCCTTCTCCTGCTGCGTCAGGGACCCTGTG GAAGATGTCCTCAACACTCAGTGTGGCTACGATGTTCGGCTCAAACTG GAGCTGGAGCAGCAGGGCTTCATCCACACCAAAGGCTGCGTGGGCCAGTTTGAAAAGTGGCTGCAGGACAACCTGATCATCGTGGCTGGGATCTTTGTGGGCATCGCCCTCCTCCAG ATCTTTGGTATCTGCCTGGCCCAGAACCTCGTGAGTGACATCAAGGCAGTGAAGGCCAACTGGTGA
- the TSPAN17 gene encoding tetraspanin-17 isoform X3: MTGKHQHFQEPEVGCCGKYFLFGFNIVFWVLGALFLAIGLWAWGEKGVLSNISALTDLGGLDPVWLFVVVGGIMSVLGFAGCIGALRENTFLLKFFSVFLGLIFFLELATGILAFVFKDWIRDQLNLFINNNVKAYRDDIDLQNLIDFAQEYWSCCGARGPNDWNLNIYFNCTDVNPSRERCGVPFSCCVRDPVEDVLNTQCGYDVRLKLELEQQGFIHTKGCVGQFEKWLQDNLIIVAGIFVGIALLQIFGICLAQNLVSDIKAVKANWIKHDDGYRLLK, encoded by the exons ATGACCGGCAAGCACCAGCACTTCCAGGAACCCGAGGTCGGCTGCTGCGGGAAATACTTCCTGTTTGGCTTCAACATCGTCTTCTGG gTGCTGGGAGCCCTGTTCCTGGCCATTGGTCTCTGGGCCTGGGGTGAGAAG GGTGTTCTCTCCAACATCTCGGCGCTGACAGATCTGGGAGGCCTTGACCCTGTGTGGCTCTTTGTAGTGGTAGGAGGCATCATGTCGGTGCTGGGCTTTGCCGGCTGCATTGGGGCCCTCCGGGAGAACACCTTCCTGCTCAAGTTT TTCTCCGTGTTCCTTGGCCTCATTTTCTTCCTGGAGTTGGCAACAGGGATCCTGGCCTTCGTCTTCAAGGACTGGATTCGAGACCAGCTCAACCTCTTCATCAACAACAATGTCAAGGCCTATCGGGACGACATTGACCTCCAGAACCTCATTGACTTTGCTCAGGAATAC TGGTCTTGCTGCGGAGCCCGAGGGCCCAACGACTGGAACCTCAATATCTACTTCAACTGCACTGACGTGAACCCGAGCCGGGAGCGCTGCGGGGTGCCCTTCTCCTGCTGCGTCAGGGACCCTGTG GAAGATGTCCTCAACACTCAGTGTGGCTACGATGTTCGGCTCAAACTG GAGCTGGAGCAGCAGGGCTTCATCCACACCAAAGGCTGCGTGGGCCAGTTTGAAAAGTGGCTGCAGGACAACCTGATCATCGTGGCTGGGATCTTTGTGGGCATCGCCCTCCTCCAG ATCTTTGGTATCTGCCTGGCCCAGAACCTCGTGAGTGACATCAAGGCAGTGAAGGCCAACTG GATCAAACATGATGATGGCTACAGACtactcaaataa